From Cellulophaga lytica DSM 7489, a single genomic window includes:
- the gcvH gene encoding glycine cleavage system protein GcvH, protein MNIPSELKYTKDHEWVKIDGDVATVGITDFAQGELGDIVYVEVETLDETLDKDEVFGTVEAVKTVSDLFLPLSGEIIEFNESLEDEPEKVNTDPYGDGWMIKIKISDASQAQELMSDADYKDLIGG, encoded by the coding sequence ATGAACATACCATCAGAATTAAAGTATACTAAGGATCACGAGTGGGTTAAAATAGATGGCGATGTTGCCACTGTAGGAATTACAGATTTTGCTCAGGGTGAGTTAGGAGACATTGTTTATGTTGAGGTAGAAACACTAGATGAGACCTTAGATAAAGATGAGGTTTTTGGTACTGTTGAAGCCGTTAAAACTGTTTCAGATTTATTTTTGCCATTATCAGGAGAAATAATTGAGTTTAATGAGTCTTTAGAAGATGAGCCAGAAAAGGTAAATACAGATCCTTATGGAGATGGTTGGATGATTAAAATTAAAATTAGTGATGCTTCACAGGCACAGGAATTAATGTCTGATGCTGATTATAAAGATTTAATTGGTGGTTAA
- a CDS encoding VanZ family protein yields MLITLLSLFSFSNTDLPSVKIPYIDKLVHFTFYSVATLLGVLSLKDFFNIKKVKTLIIWYLAFILIVYGIIIEILQHTITVTRSAEFLDFVANTIGVFVGLFVAKQLFLKERILK; encoded by the coding sequence GTGTTAATTACATTACTCAGCTTATTTTCTTTCAGTAATACAGATCTTCCTTCTGTTAAAATACCATATATAGATAAGCTAGTACATTTCACTTTTTATAGTGTAGCCACATTACTTGGTGTGTTGTCTTTAAAAGATTTTTTTAACATAAAAAAAGTTAAAACATTAATTATTTGGTATTTAGCCTTTATTTTAATTGTATATGGCATAATTATTGAGATATTACAGCACACAATCACCGTTACCAGAAGCGCAGAATTTTTAGATTTTGTAGCCAATACAATAGGTGTTTTTGTAGGATTATTTGTTGCAAAGCAACTTTTTTTAAAAGAAAGAATATTAAAATGA
- a CDS encoding energy transducer TonB: MEPKKNPQADLTKNSSLYFAIGLALVMFIVWRALEYKKYDEDNTYDITQNVDDMLDEEVPMTEQIKTPPPPPPPPAAPEEIAVVEDDVEVEESVIQDTESDEEEEVMDVEDVVEEEVEVDVDVPFSVIEDVPIFPGCEKVKKKGAKALRDCFNEKMNKHIRKHFQYPEIAQEMGIQGRVSVRFVIQKDGSIGQVQMRGPDKNLEKEAARIIGKLPKMTPGKQRGRAVRVPFSLPITFRLQ, encoded by the coding sequence ATGGAACCAAAGAAAAATCCACAAGCTGACTTAACAAAAAACAGCAGTCTTTATTTTGCAATAGGACTGGCTCTTGTTATGTTTATAGTTTGGCGTGCACTAGAGTACAAAAAATACGATGAAGATAATACATACGACATTACACAGAATGTTGATGATATGTTAGATGAAGAAGTTCCAATGACAGAACAGATTAAAACTCCACCACCTCCACCACCACCACCAGCAGCACCAGAAGAAATTGCTGTTGTTGAAGATGATGTAGAAGTAGAGGAATCTGTTATTCAGGATACTGAGTCTGATGAGGAAGAGGAAGTAATGGATGTTGAAGATGTTGTTGAAGAAGAAGTAGAAGTAGATGTAGATGTACCTTTTTCTGTAATTGAAGATGTTCCAATTTTTCCTGGATGTGAAAAAGTAAAGAAAAAAGGAGCTAAGGCTTTAAGAGATTGTTTCAACGAAAAAATGAACAAGCACATTAGAAAGCATTTCCAATATCCAGAAATTGCTCAAGAAATGGGTATTCAGGGTAGAGTAAGTGTACGTTTTGTTATTCAAAAAGACGGTTCTATTGGTCAAGTTCAAATGCGTGGTCCAGATAAAAACTTAGAAAAAGAAGCTGCCAGAATTATTGGTAAACTTCCTAAGATGACTCCTGGTAAGCAAAGAGGTAGAGCTGTACGTGTTCCATTTAGTTTACCTATTACATTTAGATTACAATAA
- a CDS encoding energy transducer TonB, translated as MKTNTENSVGFHGNGNNRASTNATPKKSKHDANLRKNSFLNFQIGLVVAMGLVYLALESSYAFVEENTTKPVVQEREMVEYHPDLNNFKVEEDKPKVKVLAKTVVNPDKIKITPDNAVEDFTDFIDDTESDPEEPVAVSSIVEHKIIEDPIIPLDVVEEVPIFPGCEKVAKEKRKDCFNEKMQKHVKRYFRYPDAAIEMREQGRVSVMFKIGTDGMVKDVQMRGPSKILEKEAQRIISKLPQMTPGKQGKSNVVVPYSIPINFKLE; from the coding sequence ATGAAAACAAACACAGAAAATTCTGTTGGTTTCCACGGCAATGGAAACAACAGAGCGTCTACCAATGCAACTCCAAAAAAGAGTAAGCACGATGCAAATTTACGAAAAAACAGCTTCTTAAACTTTCAAATTGGTTTAGTTGTGGCAATGGGCTTAGTTTATTTGGCTTTAGAGTCTTCTTATGCATTTGTAGAAGAAAATACTACTAAGCCAGTAGTGCAAGAGAGAGAAATGGTGGAGTACCACCCAGACCTTAATAATTTTAAAGTAGAAGAGGATAAACCAAAAGTTAAGGTTTTGGCAAAAACAGTGGTAAATCCTGATAAAATTAAAATTACTCCAGATAATGCAGTTGAGGATTTTACAGATTTTATAGACGATACTGAGTCAGACCCAGAAGAACCTGTAGCAGTTAGTAGCATTGTAGAACATAAAATTATAGAAGATCCAATAATTCCTTTAGATGTTGTTGAGGAGGTTCCAATATTTCCTGGTTGTGAAAAAGTAGCTAAAGAAAAAAGAAAGGACTGTTTTAATGAAAAAATGCAAAAGCACGTTAAACGCTATTTTAGGTATCCAGATGCAGCAATAGAAATGCGAGAGCAAGGTAGGGTAAGTGTAATGTTTAAAATTGGTACAGATGGCATGGTAAAAGATGTTCAAATGAGAGGTCCGTCTAAAATATTAGAAAAAGAAGCACAACGCATTATTTCTAAGTTGCCACAAATGACTCCGGGTAAGCAAGGGAAAAGCAATGTTGTAGTACCTTATTCAATACCAATTAATTTTAAATTGGAATAG
- the cyoE gene encoding heme o synthase yields the protein MKTAVGTVKEATDVSAFADFKEITKARLAVSVVFSSIAGYFLGADKIDFTVLLLLAFGGYCMVGASNAFNQIIEKDLDALMNRTKNRPIPSGRMTVTTASVVAIAMTIAGIVSLYFVNPKTAMFGAISIFLYTCVYTPLKTITPLAVFVGAFPGAIPFMLGWVAATNEFGIEPGTLFMIQFFWQFPHFWALGWMLDEDYKKGGFKMLPTGKKDKGTIIQIIMYTVWMMLISVVPAFGVTGTLQLSVVAAVIVFIMGGVMLFFAFRLFDNRDNASARKLMLASVTYITLMQVVYVVDKFV from the coding sequence ATGAAAACTGCGGTTGGTACAGTAAAAGAAGCTACAGATGTTTCGGCATTTGCAGATTTTAAAGAAATAACAAAGGCGAGGCTAGCTGTAAGTGTAGTTTTTTCTTCAATAGCTGGTTATTTCTTAGGCGCAGATAAAATAGATTTTACAGTACTATTACTTTTAGCTTTTGGCGGTTACTGTATGGTAGGGGCATCAAATGCATTTAATCAAATTATAGAAAAAGATTTAGATGCGTTAATGAACCGTACAAAAAACAGACCTATTCCTTCTGGTAGAATGACGGTTACAACGGCATCTGTAGTGGCAATAGCTATGACCATAGCGGGTATTGTTTCTTTGTATTTTGTAAATCCAAAGACAGCAATGTTTGGAGCAATATCAATATTTTTATATACCTGCGTTTATACACCGTTAAAAACCATTACTCCGTTAGCGGTTTTTGTAGGGGCTTTTCCTGGGGCAATACCTTTTATGCTGGGTTGGGTTGCAGCAACTAATGAATTTGGAATAGAACCGGGGACGTTATTTATGATTCAGTTTTTTTGGCAATTTCCTCACTTTTGGGCTTTGGGTTGGATGTTAGATGAAGATTATAAAAAAGGAGGATTTAAAATGTTGCCAACCGGTAAAAAAGACAAAGGAACAATTATTCAGATAATAATGTATACGGTTTGGATGATGTTAATTTCTGTAGTGCCTGCTTTTGGTGTTACTGGAACATTACAATTATCTGTAGTGGCAGCCGTAATTGTATTTATAATGGGTGGCGTAATGTTGTTTTTTGCTTTTCGTTTGTTTGATAATAGAGACAATGCATCTGCAAGAAAATTAATGTTGGCCAGTGTTACTTATATTACACTTATGCAAGTGGTATATGTGGTAGATAAGTTTGTGTAA
- a CDS encoding cytochrome c oxidase subunit 3: MDLTHKSEKQKSDNAKKMMLWFGIVSLIMAFAGWTSAYIVSSSREDWLKDFDLPSAFFWSTLIIVVSSITYFLAVQATKKDKKSQATIYLWTTLVLGIAFIILQFVGFSQLIGNGFYFTGPTSSITMSYIFLIAVVHVAHVVAGLVSLIVVIVNQIRGKYSSTEVNGLEIGATFWHFLDLLWVYLILFFYLYR, encoded by the coding sequence ATGGATTTAACTCATAAGTCAGAAAAACAAAAATCAGACAATGCTAAAAAAATGATGCTTTGGTTTGGTATTGTTAGTTTAATTATGGCATTTGCGGGATGGACAAGTGCTTACATTGTTAGTAGTTCTAGAGAAGATTGGTTAAAAGATTTTGATTTGCCATCTGCTTTTTTCTGGAGTACTTTAATTATTGTAGTAAGTAGTATTACATACTTTTTAGCTGTACAAGCAACTAAAAAAGATAAAAAGTCACAAGCAACCATATATTTGTGGACTACTTTAGTGTTGGGTATAGCTTTTATAATATTACAATTTGTTGGTTTTTCTCAGTTAATAGGGAATGGTTTTTACTTTACAGGACCAACAAGTAGCATAACAATGTCTTATATATTTTTAATTGCTGTAGTACACGTTGCTCACGTAGTAGCCGGACTTGTATCTTTAATAGTGGTAATAGTTAACCAAATTAGAGGTAAGTACTCATCTACAGAGGTTAATGGTTTAGAAATTGGAGCAACCTTTTGGCATTTCTTAGATTTGTTATGGGTTTATTTAATCTTGTTTTTCTATTTATATCGATAA
- a CDS encoding cytochrome c oxidase subunit 3, with protein sequence MDTTVTTGTAESVWSGGSNNKPLGASYGKMMMWFFIVSDALTFSGFIAAYGFSRFKFADSWPIADEVFTHVPLVHGNYPMIYVAIMTFILIMSSVTMVLAVDAGHKMKKNSVIWYMFFTVIGGIIFLSSQAWEWATFIKGDFGAIETKGGRILQFVNADTGERAAIRDFATPLHEERIDHTNNKGVWFFGESALPSYSVNEVVTGFKADPNILVRVENINEDGHKIVLSREESLKRLAGSKYVVEGANLIHNEYGSRLFADFFFFITGFHGFHVFSGVLINIIIFFNVIIGTYERRGHYEMVEKVGLYWHFVDLVWVFVFTFFYLV encoded by the coding sequence ATGGATACTACGGTAACAACAGGTACAGCAGAAAGTGTTTGGAGCGGAGGAAGTAATAACAAACCTTTAGGCGCTAGCTATGGTAAAATGATGATGTGGTTTTTCATCGTTTCTGATGCATTAACTTTTTCGGGCTTTATAGCTGCTTACGGATTTTCTAGATTTAAATTTGCAGATAGCTGGCCTATAGCAGATGAAGTGTTTACACACGTTCCTTTAGTTCACGGTAACTATCCTATGATTTATGTTGCTATAATGACATTTATTTTAATTATGTCTTCTGTAACTATGGTATTAGCTGTAGATGCAGGTCATAAAATGAAAAAGAATAGTGTTATTTGGTACATGTTCTTTACTGTAATTGGTGGTATTATATTCTTAAGTTCACAAGCTTGGGAATGGGCTACCTTTATTAAAGGTGATTTTGGAGCTATTGAAACAAAAGGTGGTAGAATACTACAGTTTGTTAATGCAGACACAGGAGAGAGAGCTGCAATTAGAGATTTTGCAACTCCTTTACATGAGGAAAGAATAGACCATACAAATAATAAAGGTGTTTGGTTTTTTGGAGAAAGTGCTTTGCCATCATACTCAGTTAATGAAGTTGTAACAGGTTTTAAAGCAGATCCAAATATATTAGTAAGAGTAGAAAATATTAATGAAGACGGACATAAGATAGTTTTATCTAGAGAGGAATCTTTAAAAAGATTAGCTGGATCTAAATACGTAGTAGAAGGGGCAAACCTAATTCACAATGAGTACGGAAGCAGATTGTTTGCAGATTTCTTTTTCTTTATTACTGGTTTTCACGGTTTCCACGTATTCTCTGGTGTATTAATTAATATCATTATTTTCTTTAATGTAATTATAGGTACTTATGAGCGCAGAGGGCATTATGAAATGGTAGAAAAAGTTGGTCTTTATTGGCACTTTGTAGATTTAGTTTGGGTATTTGTATTTACCTTCTTCTACCTTGTATAA
- a CDS encoding cytochrome C oxidase subunit IV family protein, with product MAHEHKLEIFRGRWKFKNNIQKIWGVLAFLSFVTLIEVVLGIYKPTVLMKPLISAFEPGILGSTMNFLLSPFIYLKPLNLIFIVLTIVKAYYIAWDFMHLRDEKKGFRRSIVWTPVFLISYLVFILLTEGSYIYDVYHSGFIKWNF from the coding sequence ATGGCACACGAACATAAATTAGAAATTTTTAGAGGGCGTTGGAAGTTTAAAAATAACATTCAAAAAATATGGGGTGTATTAGCATTCTTATCTTTTGTAACTTTAATAGAAGTAGTTTTAGGTATCTATAAACCAACGGTATTAATGAAACCATTAATATCTGCTTTTGAACCAGGTATACTTGGTTCTACAATGAATTTTTTATTGTCTCCATTTATCTATTTAAAGCCTCTAAACTTAATTTTTATTGTGCTTACAATAGTTAAGGCATATTACATTGCTTGGGACTTTATGCACTTACGTGACGAGAAAAAAGGATTTAGAAGATCTATAGTATGGACACCAGTATTTTTAATTAGTTATTTAGTGTTTATACTACTTACAGAAGGTAGTTACATTTATGATGTTTACCACAGTGGTTTTATAAAGTGGAACTTCTAA
- a CDS encoding SCO family protein — MKKKNYNYIWISFIILVFGIIFIPKIVSRIKDDAIVENDRMNKKDNKGDLAYVEINGSKKRVPEFTFINQDSLVVTNRDYLGKVYIVEFFFTSCPTICPVMTKNLVQIQNSFKDVENFGIASFSIDPKTDTPTTLKKYTETYGITNLDWHLMTGQRDEIYKLANQGFNIFAQQNPNVPGGFEHSGMFALVDKRGYIRSRVDEFGNPIIYYRGTISEEEGANEEGEKEQISILKEDIKKLLDE, encoded by the coding sequence ATGAAGAAGAAAAATTATAACTATATCTGGATTTCGTTTATAATTTTAGTGTTCGGAATTATTTTTATACCTAAAATAGTAAGCAGAATTAAGGATGATGCCATAGTTGAGAATGACCGTATGAACAAAAAGGATAACAAAGGAGACCTTGCATACGTAGAAATCAATGGTAGTAAAAAAAGAGTGCCAGAGTTTACCTTTATTAATCAAGATAGTTTAGTTGTAACCAATAGAGATTATTTAGGTAAAGTGTATATTGTCGAATTCTTTTTTACTTCTTGTCCAACCATTTGTCCTGTAATGACCAAAAACTTAGTACAGATTCAAAATAGCTTTAAAGATGTAGAGAATTTTGGAATAGCATCATTTAGTATAGATCCTAAAACAGATACACCAACTACATTAAAAAAGTATACAGAAACTTACGGTATTACAAATTTAGATTGGCATTTAATGACAGGGCAAAGAGATGAAATATATAAACTTGCTAACCAAGGCTTTAATATATTTGCACAACAAAACCCTAATGTACCTGGCGGTTTTGAACATTCTGGTATGTTTGCCTTAGTAGATAAAAGAGGTTACATACGCTCTAGAGTAGATGAGTTTGGAAACCCAATTATATATTACAGGGGAACAATTTCTGAAGAAGAAGGTGCTAATGAAGAAGGAGAAAAAGAACAAATTAGCATATTAAAAGAAGATATTAAAAAGTTGTTAGATGAGTAA
- a CDS encoding DUF420 domain-containing protein: protein MSKIEDVNFKEKRFNTIITIVSIIVPVVVALLFRVKIPNVEPLSFLPPIYATINGVTAVFLIAAVIAIKNGKQKLHQNLMTTCIVFSLAFLVMYIAYHMTSESTAYGGEGIVKYIYLFILITHIILSIIIIPLVMKTYAKAYLKQYNAHRKLAKITFPIWLYVAVTGVIVYVMISPYYV, encoded by the coding sequence ATGAGTAAGATTGAAGATGTGAATTTTAAGGAAAAAAGGTTTAATACAATAATTACTATTGTATCTATTATTGTGCCTGTTGTTGTAGCACTTTTGTTTCGTGTTAAAATACCTAACGTAGAACCTTTATCTTTTTTGCCTCCTATTTATGCTACTATTAACGGCGTTACGGCAGTGTTTTTAATTGCGGCTGTTATTGCTATAAAAAATGGCAAACAAAAACTACATCAAAATTTAATGACCACTTGTATTGTTTTCTCATTAGCATTTTTAGTGATGTATATAGCCTATCATATGACATCAGAATCTACGGCTTATGGTGGAGAGGGTATTGTTAAGTACATTTACTTATTTATACTAATTACACATATAATACTATCTATTATAATAATTCCTTTAGTTATGAAAACCTATGCTAAAGCCTATTTAAAACAGTATAATGCGCATAGAAAACTCGCAAAAATTACATTTCCAATTTGGTTGTATGTAGCTGTTACGGGTGTTATTGTATACGTAATGATATCTCCTTATTATGTTTAA
- a CDS encoding ABC transporter ATP-binding protein: MIEIKDLHKSYKMGSNSLHVLKGINFNVEEGELVAIMGSSGSGKSTLLNILGMLDVLDEGTYTLDGVPIVNLNETKAAKYRNKFLGFIFQSFNLINYKSAAENVALPLYYQGVSRKERQVKALKYLEQVGLKQWAGHLPSELSGGQKQRVAIARALAAEPKVLMADEPTGALDSKTSYEVMDLLQKINDAGNTILIVTHEPDIADMCKRIVHLKDGVIVEDKKVDQVRASQYV; the protein is encoded by the coding sequence ATGATAGAAATAAAAGACCTTCATAAGTCTTACAAAATGGGTAGCAACTCGTTACACGTTTTAAAAGGCATTAATTTTAATGTAGAAGAAGGAGAACTTGTAGCCATTATGGGTTCTTCAGGATCTGGAAAATCTACACTCCTAAACATTTTAGGAATGTTAGACGTTTTAGATGAAGGTACTTACACTTTAGATGGTGTGCCAATTGTAAATCTTAATGAAACAAAGGCGGCTAAGTACAGAAATAAATTCTTAGGGTTTATCTTCCAATCTTTCAATCTTATCAATTACAAAAGTGCAGCAGAAAATGTAGCACTTCCTTTATATTACCAAGGTGTTAGCAGAAAAGAACGCCAAGTAAAAGCACTTAAGTATTTAGAGCAAGTAGGCTTAAAACAATGGGCAGGCCATTTACCTAGTGAGCTTTCTGGTGGACAAAAACAACGTGTGGCTATTGCTAGAGCCTTGGCAGCAGAACCTAAAGTATTAATGGCAGATGAGCCAACAGGTGCCTTAGATAGTAAAACATCTTATGAGGTTATGGATCTTTTACAAAAGATTAATGACGCCGGAAATACTATTTTAATAGTTACGCACGAGCCAGACATTGCAGATATGTGTAAACGTATTGTGCACTTAAAAGATGGTGTAATTGTAGAAGATAAAAAGGTGGACCAAGTAAGAGCTTCGCAGTATGTTTAG
- a CDS encoding ABC transporter permease, protein MFSRDAWKEIFETIQKNKLRTFLSGFTVAIGIFIFVVLFGFGNGLTNTFAKFFGDDATNVFFIFPGRTSVPYSGYKADRQIEFDNSDLEDIEKNFAMFVDYVTPRITRGGLVKYKNESNNYTNMGVAPSHQFNEKTIIMKGRYINNQDIKDKTKYAVIGRLVEKDLFKGEESLGEYIDIAGSSFKVIGVFQDDGGDNEERKIYIPYTTRQLIEKNTDKIGQIVLGFRPQIGYSGAMSLENSLEKYLKSKKFINPNDENGLFIRNIADQLKQNQQLASVLQIIVSFVAFGTIIAGIIGISNIMVFVVKERTKELGIRKALGATPKSVISTILLESIFITTISGFIGMILGTVLLNAMGDTLEDYFITDPYIDTGIAIFATILLIICGALAGYVPARKAAKIKPIVALRDE, encoded by the coding sequence ATGTTTAGTAGAGACGCTTGGAAAGAAATTTTTGAAACTATTCAAAAAAATAAGCTTAGGACTTTTTTGTCTGGTTTTACAGTAGCAATAGGTATTTTCATTTTTGTTGTACTTTTTGGCTTTGGTAACGGACTTACAAATACGTTTGCTAAATTTTTTGGAGATGATGCAACCAACGTATTCTTTATATTTCCTGGTAGAACATCTGTTCCTTATTCTGGTTACAAAGCAGATAGGCAAATAGAGTTTGATAATAGTGACCTTGAGGACATTGAAAAAAACTTTGCAATGTTTGTAGACTATGTTACGCCAAGAATTACTAGGGGCGGTTTGGTTAAATACAAAAACGAGTCTAATAATTATACTAATATGGGTGTAGCTCCTTCTCATCAATTTAATGAGAAGACTATAATAATGAAGGGTCGTTATATCAACAATCAAGATATAAAAGACAAAACCAAGTATGCCGTTATTGGTAGGTTGGTAGAAAAAGATTTGTTTAAAGGAGAAGAATCTCTTGGAGAATATATTGATATTGCAGGTAGTTCTTTTAAGGTTATAGGGGTTTTTCAGGATGATGGTGGAGATAATGAAGAACGAAAAATTTACATTCCGTACACTACAAGGCAACTTATAGAAAAAAACACAGACAAAATAGGTCAAATAGTTCTTGGTTTTAGGCCACAAATAGGATACTCTGGAGCTATGTCTTTAGAAAATAGCTTAGAAAAATATCTTAAAAGCAAAAAGTTTATCAATCCTAATGATGAAAATGGGTTGTTTATTAGAAACATTGCAGATCAGCTAAAGCAAAATCAGCAACTAGCAAGTGTGTTGCAAATTATAGTTTCTTTTGTAGCATTTGGGACAATAATAGCGGGTATTATAGGTATTAGTAATATTATGGTTTTTGTTGTTAAAGAGCGTACTAAAGAATTAGGTATACGTAAAGCACTAGGTGCTACGCCTAAATCTGTAATTAGTACCATTTTGTTAGAATCTATTTTTATTACCACAATATCTGGTTTTATAGGGATGATTTTAGGTACAGTACTCCTCAATGCAATGGGAGATACTTTAGAAGATTATTTTATTACCGACCCATATATAGACACCGGAATTGCAATTTTTGCAACCATTCTATTAATAATATGTGGTGCACTAGCAGGATATGTGCCAGCCAGAAAAGCGGCCAAGATTAAACCAATTGTAGCATTAAGAGACGAATAG
- a CDS encoding ABC transporter permease, whose protein sequence is MKFIFDSNTWQEIFGSIGKNKTRTAITVVGVLWGIFIYIALAGAAKGLDNGFERAFESTAMNSMFVWAQSTSMPYEGFKTGRSLQLKLDDVNTLKNRIPEIQYIAPRNAKGVFGGSQAAVVRGQKSGTAPVYGDFPIYTKIATKKIYDGGRFINDEDIEQARKVVVIGERTEKELFEEGENPIGEFVRVDNIYFQIVGVHKYVPGGGFEGDTDMYIPYSTYKKLYNTGENVDWLTIAAYDDADVIQAEKDVKAVLKSIHRVNPDDERAIGAFNLGEIFNRITGFAKGLTFLSLIVGIATILAGVISIGNILLISVKERTKELGVRRALGATPREVRNLILLESVFLTVVSGIMGIVLGAFVLFCIDAATQGTDFPYTNPTLPISYVLGALGIMVVLGTLIGLIPAQRAVSIKPIDALREE, encoded by the coding sequence ATGAAGTTTATATTTGATAGTAATACTTGGCAAGAGATTTTTGGTTCTATTGGAAAAAATAAAACCAGAACAGCAATTACCGTAGTTGGTGTGCTTTGGGGAATTTTTATATACATAGCCTTAGCTGGTGCAGCAAAAGGTTTGGATAACGGTTTTGAACGTGCTTTTGAGAGTACAGCAATGAACAGTATGTTTGTTTGGGCACAGAGTACAAGTATGCCTTATGAAGGGTTTAAAACGGGACGTTCTTTACAATTAAAATTAGATGATGTAAATACATTAAAAAACAGAATTCCAGAAATACAATACATAGCTCCAAGAAACGCAAAAGGAGTATTTGGTGGTAGCCAGGCAGCAGTGGTTAGAGGACAAAAATCTGGTACAGCACCTGTCTACGGAGATTTTCCTATTTATACAAAAATAGCAACCAAGAAAATATATGATGGTGGTCGTTTTATAAATGATGAAGATATAGAGCAAGCTCGTAAAGTTGTAGTTATAGGAGAGCGTACAGAAAAAGAACTTTTTGAAGAAGGAGAAAATCCAATAGGAGAATTTGTTAGGGTAGATAATATTTATTTTCAAATAGTAGGTGTACATAAATACGTTCCTGGTGGTGGCTTTGAAGGCGATACAGATATGTATATACCGTACTCTACCTATAAAAAATTATACAATACAGGAGAAAATGTAGATTGGCTAACAATTGCAGCTTATGATGATGCAGATGTTATACAAGCAGAAAAAGATGTAAAAGCGGTATTAAAAAGTATACACAGAGTTAATCCTGATGATGAAAGAGCTATTGGAGCTTTTAACTTAGGAGAAATTTTTAATAGAATTACTGGCTTTGCAAAAGGACTTACATTTTTGTCTTTAATAGTAGGCATAGCAACCATATTAGCAGGTGTAATTAGTATTGGTAATATATTACTAATATCTGTAAAAGAACGTACTAAAGAGTTAGGTGTTAGGCGTGCTTTAGGAGCAACACCTAGAGAGGTGCGTAACCTAATTCTACTAGAGTCTGTTTTTTTAACAGTTGTTTCTGGTATTATGGGTATTGTGTTAGGGGCATTTGTATTGTTTTGTATAGATGCGGCTACGCAAGGAACAGATTTTCCATATACAAACCCTACTTTACCAATATCCTATGTGTTAGGTGCATTAGGTATAATGGTAGTTTTGGGAACATTAATAGGCTTAATACCTGCGCAAAGAGCTGTAAGTATTAAACCAATAGATGCATTAAGAGAAGAATAA